The following proteins are co-located in the Larimichthys crocea isolate SSNF chromosome XXIV, L_crocea_2.0, whole genome shotgun sequence genome:
- the lin52 gene encoding protein lin-52 homolog isoform X2 translates to MASPNGGDDFETSLLSFEKLDRASPDLWPEQLPGVAEFAASCKNPITNSPPKWMAELESEDIEMLKELGSLTTANLMEKVKGLQNLAYQLGLEESREMTRGKFLNILERPKK, encoded by the exons ATGGCGTCTCCAAATGGAG GTGACGATTTTGAGACCTCTTTGCTGAGTTTTGAGAAGTTGGACCGAGCGTCACCAGACCTGTGGCCAGAGCAGT TGCCCGGAGTTGCAGAATTTGCTGCATCTTGTAAAAAC CCCATCACTAATTCACCCCCTAAGTGGATGGCTGAACTAGAGAGCGAGGACATTGAAATGTTGAAAg AGTTGGGTAGTCTGACCACAGCCAACCTGATGGAGAAGGTCAAAGGACTTCAGAACCTCGCTTACCAGCTCGGCTTAGAGGAGT ccagAGAAATGACCAGAGGGAAGTTTCTGAACATCTTGGAGAGGCCCAAGAAGTga
- the lin52 gene encoding protein lin-52 homolog isoform X1: MRLFFEYFFIRFCPAHDVVVITAVCVPVLRYWTVIHCDDFETSLLSFEKLDRASPDLWPEQLPGVAEFAASCKNPITNSPPKWMAELESEDIEMLKELGSLTTANLMEKVKGLQNLAYQLGLEESREMTRGKFLNILERPKK, from the exons ATGCGGTTGTTTTTCGAGTATTTTTTTATACGCTTTTGCCCCGCACATGACGTTGTTGTTATTACCGcagtgtgtgtacctgtgctgAGGTATTGGACGGTTATCCACT GTGACGATTTTGAGACCTCTTTGCTGAGTTTTGAGAAGTTGGACCGAGCGTCACCAGACCTGTGGCCAGAGCAGT TGCCCGGAGTTGCAGAATTTGCTGCATCTTGTAAAAAC CCCATCACTAATTCACCCCCTAAGTGGATGGCTGAACTAGAGAGCGAGGACATTGAAATGTTGAAAg AGTTGGGTAGTCTGACCACAGCCAACCTGATGGAGAAGGTCAAAGGACTTCAGAACCTCGCTTACCAGCTCGGCTTAGAGGAGT ccagAGAAATGACCAGAGGGAAGTTTCTGAACATCTTGGAGAGGCCCAAGAAGTga